A genomic stretch from Oscillospiraceae bacterium includes:
- a CDS encoding glutamate-5-semialdehyde dehydrogenase yields the protein MVTVEELGRRARAAAPALAGAGTADKNRALLAVADALEAREEDILAANQKDVETGQAGGMTKALLDRLTLTPARIAGMAGGVRQVVALEDPIGRTDHVVRRPNGLLIGARRVPLGVVGLIYEARPNVTVDAAVLCLKAGNAVLLRGGKEAIHTNRRLSALMREALSACGLPADAVCFVEDTARESAVGMMGLVGVLDVLIPRGGAGLIRSVVENAHVPVIETGVGNCHAYVDAEADLEMAVRIVDNGKTSRPSVCNALETLLVACPIAPAFLPLVKRKLDEKQVELRGCPETAAILGDAVRPADESDWGTEFSDYILAVKVVPGVREAMAHIARYGSGHSEVIITNNYFTAQRFVDRVDAAAVYVNASTRFTDGEEFGLGAEIGISTQKMHARGPMGLAALTSIKYVVHGTGQVR from the coding sequence ATGGTTACAGTGGAAGAACTCGGCAGGCGGGCCCGCGCGGCGGCGCCCGCGCTCGCAGGGGCCGGTACGGCGGACAAGAATCGCGCGCTGCTCGCCGTGGCGGACGCGCTGGAGGCGCGTGAGGAAGACATACTGGCCGCCAACCAAAAAGATGTGGAGACTGGGCAAGCCGGCGGGATGACAAAGGCCTTGCTGGATCGGCTCACGCTCACACCGGCGCGTATCGCCGGCATGGCCGGCGGCGTACGCCAGGTGGTCGCGCTGGAGGACCCCATCGGGCGGACGGACCATGTCGTGCGGCGCCCCAACGGGTTGCTCATCGGCGCTCGGCGCGTGCCGCTCGGCGTTGTGGGGTTGATCTACGAGGCCCGCCCAAATGTGACGGTGGATGCGGCGGTGCTCTGTCTCAAGGCGGGCAACGCCGTGCTGCTGCGCGGCGGCAAAGAGGCCATCCACACAAACCGGCGCCTCTCCGCACTCATGCGGGAGGCGCTGTCCGCATGCGGTCTGCCGGCGGACGCCGTGTGCTTTGTCGAGGACACGGCGCGGGAGAGCGCCGTCGGCATGATGGGTCTCGTCGGCGTGCTGGATGTACTGATCCCGCGCGGCGGCGCCGGACTCATCCGCAGCGTGGTGGAAAACGCCCATGTACCGGTCATCGAGACCGGCGTCGGAAACTGCCACGCCTATGTGGACGCGGAGGCCGACTTGGAGATGGCGGTGCGTATCGTCGACAACGGGAAGACTTCCCGGCCGTCGGTGTGTAACGCGTTAGAGACGCTGCTGGTAGCGTGTCCGATCGCGCCCGCCTTCCTGCCGCTCGTCAAAAGGAAGCTGGATGAAAAACAGGTGGAGCTGCGCGGCTGCCCGGAGACCGCCGCCATTCTGGGGGACGCGGTGCGTCCGGCCGACGAATCGGACTGGGGGACCGAATTTTCAGACTACATTCTGGCCGTCAAGGTGGTGCCCGGCGTGCGGGAGGCGATGGCTCACATCGCCCGCTACGGGTCCGGACATTCCGAGGTGATCATCACAAACAACTATTTCACGGCGCAGCGCTTTGTCGACCGTGTGGACGCGGCGGCCGTCTATGTCAACGCCTCCACCCGTTTCACGGACGGGGAGGAATTTGGCCTCGGCGCCGAGATCGGCATCTCCACGCAGAAAATGCACGCACGGGGTCCCATGGGTCTGGCGGCGCTCACGTCGATCAAGTATGTCGTCCACGGGACGGGACAGGTGCGTTAG
- the proB gene encoding glutamate 5-kinase, which translates to MGEIANFRRLVVKVGTSTVTHASGAPNLRRLDRLVCVLSDIKHTGRDVILVTSGAIGVGVSRLGLPGRPSEVRYKQAAAAVGQCQLIHLYDKFFSEYGVTVGQILLSRDDVGEPSRRASLENTFLTLFEWGSVPIVNENDSVSFDEIETGRQRLFGDNDTLSATVAELVNADLLVLLTDIDALYSGDPRTDPDARPIPVVRAVDDALCAAAGSAGSARGTGGMMTKLAAARMALAAGFDMVVASGEDPSILYEIAAGRPAGTLFSRKH; encoded by the coding sequence ATGGGAGAGATAGCAAATTTTCGGCGTCTGGTGGTCAAAGTGGGTACGTCCACCGTGACGCATGCGTCCGGCGCACCCAATTTGCGGCGGCTCGACCGGTTGGTGTGCGTGCTTAGCGACATCAAACACACGGGCCGGGACGTCATTTTGGTCACGTCAGGGGCCATCGGCGTCGGGGTGTCCCGGTTGGGGCTGCCTGGCCGGCCCTCCGAAGTGCGTTACAAACAGGCCGCCGCCGCCGTCGGACAGTGTCAGCTCATTCATTTGTATGACAAGTTCTTCTCCGAATACGGCGTCACCGTGGGCCAGATCCTGCTGTCCCGTGACGATGTGGGGGAGCCCTCGCGGCGTGCGAGCCTTGAAAATACATTTCTTACACTGTTCGAGTGGGGGAGCGTCCCCATTGTCAACGAGAACGACTCGGTGAGTTTTGACGAGATCGAGACGGGCCGGCAGCGCCTCTTCGGCGACAACGACACGCTGTCTGCTACGGTGGCGGAGCTTGTGAACGCCGACCTGCTTGTGCTGCTTACCGATATCGACGCGCTCTACAGCGGAGACCCACGGACAGACCCGGACGCCCGACCTATCCCTGTAGTACGCGCGGTGGACGATGCCCTGTGCGCCGCGGCGGGCAGCGCCGGTTCGGCGCGCGGCACAGGCGGCATGATGACGAAACTGGCGGCCGCACGGATGGCGCTGGCCGCCGGATTCGACATGGTGGTGGCGTCTGGTGAGGATCCGTCGATTCTCTACGAGATCGCCGCCGGTCGGCCGGCGGGCACGCTGTTTTCCAGAAAGCATTGA
- a CDS encoding YibE/F family protein, with amino-acid sequence MKQGRRLSSTITAAAIGVFLLFLLIFNLTLRFQRPADIEAGIAYTKARVIGIESDTIQPDPDFPDIRIGRQDLVLEITEGAHKGQIIRTYNLVERIINNPAQVGTRFIISSYDDFITALVVDYDREAIIYGLVALFVAAVVLLGRRKGAHSLLALLFTLLCILFFFIPLIVVGVNPIAAALLVVAVSTVVTLWMLNGWSPKTISAVIGCVACTFLAGLVAFLFGAAARITTMNTPEAEALLFVARGTHLSFRHLLFAGVLFSSLGAITDTAMSISSSIFEMRALNPQLPRAQLFRSGMNIGRDVMGTMTDTLILAFTGGSINTLVIFYMYALPYMRLFNMQLLVVEILRGLSSSVAVVASIPVTALLAMLLCDRTGKSKR; translated from the coding sequence ATGAAGCAAGGCCGCAGACTGTCTTCCACGATCACCGCCGCCGCGATTGGCGTGTTTTTGCTGTTTTTGCTCATCTTCAACCTGACGCTACGGTTTCAGCGGCCGGCCGACATCGAGGCTGGCATCGCTTACACCAAGGCGCGGGTCATCGGGATCGAGAGCGACACGATCCAGCCGGATCCCGATTTTCCGGACATCCGGATCGGCCGGCAGGACTTGGTGTTGGAGATCACGGAGGGCGCGCACAAGGGGCAGATCATCCGCACCTACAACCTGGTAGAGCGTATCATCAACAACCCCGCACAAGTCGGCACACGATTCATCATCTCCAGCTACGACGACTTCATCACGGCCTTGGTCGTCGACTACGACAGAGAGGCGATCATCTATGGGCTGGTTGCGTTGTTTGTCGCGGCCGTCGTGTTGCTGGGCCGGCGCAAAGGGGCGCACTCGTTGCTGGCGCTGCTCTTTACGCTGTTGTGTATCCTCTTTTTCTTCATCCCGCTGATCGTGGTCGGCGTCAATCCAATCGCTGCCGCACTGCTCGTCGTGGCTGTCTCGACAGTGGTCACGCTGTGGATGCTGAATGGCTGGAGCCCAAAGACGATATCGGCCGTCATCGGTTGTGTGGCCTGCACCTTCCTAGCGGGGCTGGTCGCCTTTTTGTTCGGCGCGGCCGCGCGCATCACGACGATGAACACGCCGGAAGCCGAGGCGCTACTCTTCGTCGCGCGGGGGACCCACCTCAGTTTCCGGCATCTGTTATTTGCCGGCGTCTTGTTTTCCTCCCTCGGCGCGATCACCGACACGGCCATGTCGATCTCCTCATCGATCTTCGAGATGCGCGCGCTGAACCCACAGCTGCCGCGCGCGCAGTTGTTCCGTTCGGGCATGAACATCGGGCGCGACGTGATGGGCACGATGACCGATACGCTGATCCTGGCCTTCACCGGGGGCAGTATCAACACCCTCGTAATCTTCTACATGTACGCGCTGCCCTATATGCGGCTTTTCAACATGCAGCTCCTGGTGGTGGAGATCCTGCGCGGCCTTTCGAGCAGCGTCGCCGTCGTCGCCTCGATCCCCGTGACGGCCCTGCTCGCCATGCTGCTGTGCGACAGAACGGGCAAGAGTAAACGGTAG
- a CDS encoding metallophosphoesterase: MFQEEKGRKLSALLTAVALVVSLTIPALAAPSLKPGQGETVLVAEDDGTLNEQRTPRQVNVHMGDDPSTQVNFTYTTVAASTTQVAIHKQGESDSVTLQGTAGIGQDGKFFHAIAVDGLLPDTVYEYTVGYGANTYNGQFKTAPPKGSQRSIKFAYLADTQVSNATNAQSLGATLHEVNQIPNLDFVYIAGDVTDTATSESQWEQLFYNEGAFPNGGQDMFGHNMLAVTQGNHDNNVMYRHINAPAQQGNIVYAFDYGPATFIILNLESARADATARERQTDFLRAAVADAKARGQWTLVGFHKSLVTGASHIVDSDVVSARTYWIPIFAELDVDFVLQGHDHVYSRGFVKGDGTRAYDELYGPGSTAPDPADAPLYMIGGHAGGLKWYSRINYTVAPGDPLIAGYSFLDIDSASPADNHDGLGSDVKQEQVIVEVEISPEAVDINTYMFKYNEDSDTITTPKYLYDSLTVTRQVDELALTSSANLVKKGDYFHVDAGFSEPVASNTAELTYTFDADVYAYVGFTAAAGVTVLDRADTDTGVKLTVMVPNYNTTNYGQALFTAKENADIRNGEGVFTLTARYVVRGEDGTKSIRTATADTRFTTVGGTPGDVDGDDKVTLLDLSELIDAFGVTSADSAWAKYRFFDFNGNGVIDIQDIVEIALKVR; the protein is encoded by the coding sequence ATGTTTCAAGAAGAGAAGGGGAGGAAATTGAGCGCGCTGCTGACGGCCGTCGCCCTCGTGGTCTCACTCACCATACCGGCGCTCGCGGCCCCCTCGCTCAAACCCGGGCAGGGCGAGACGGTGCTCGTGGCCGAGGACGACGGAACGCTCAACGAGCAGCGGACGCCGCGGCAGGTCAATGTCCACATGGGCGACGATCCGTCCACACAAGTCAATTTTACCTACACGACGGTCGCAGCATCCACCACGCAGGTTGCCATCCACAAGCAGGGAGAGAGCGACTCCGTCACGCTGCAGGGCACGGCCGGCATCGGCCAGGATGGAAAGTTCTTCCACGCCATCGCAGTGGACGGCCTTCTGCCGGACACCGTGTATGAGTACACGGTCGGCTACGGCGCCAACACTTACAACGGTCAGTTCAAGACGGCGCCCCCCAAAGGCAGCCAGAGGTCCATCAAGTTCGCATACCTCGCGGACACGCAGGTCTCGAACGCCACCAACGCCCAGTCGCTCGGCGCGACGCTGCATGAGGTGAATCAGATCCCGAACCTCGACTTCGTCTACATCGCGGGCGACGTCACCGACACGGCCACCAGTGAGAGCCAGTGGGAGCAGCTCTTTTACAACGAGGGCGCGTTCCCGAACGGCGGGCAGGATATGTTCGGACACAACATGCTGGCCGTGACCCAGGGCAATCACGACAACAACGTGATGTACCGCCACATCAACGCCCCCGCACAGCAGGGCAACATCGTCTACGCGTTTGACTACGGTCCCGCGACCTTCATCATCCTGAATCTGGAGTCCGCACGGGCGGATGCAACGGCGCGCGAGCGGCAAACGGATTTCTTGCGGGCCGCTGTGGCGGACGCGAAAGCGCGCGGTCAGTGGACGCTCGTCGGCTTCCACAAGTCCCTTGTCACCGGCGCGAGCCACATCGTGGACAGCGACGTCGTATCGGCGCGCACCTACTGGATCCCGATCTTCGCGGAGCTTGACGTGGATTTCGTTCTCCAGGGCCACGATCACGTGTATTCCCGCGGGTTTGTGAAGGGCGACGGCACAAGGGCCTACGATGAGCTCTACGGACCCGGCAGTACCGCGCCGGATCCCGCGGACGCGCCGCTCTACATGATCGGCGGTCATGCGGGCGGGCTCAAGTGGTATTCTCGGATCAATTACACCGTGGCGCCCGGCGACCCGCTGATAGCGGGCTACAGCTTCCTTGACATCGACTCCGCGAGTCCGGCCGACAATCATGACGGCCTGGGCAGCGACGTCAAGCAGGAGCAGGTCATCGTAGAGGTGGAGATCTCCCCCGAGGCGGTCGACATCAACACCTACATGTTCAAATACAACGAAGACAGCGATACGATCACGACGCCGAAGTACCTGTACGACAGTCTGACCGTCACACGGCAGGTGGATGAGCTGGCGCTCACGAGCAGCGCGAATCTCGTGAAAAAAGGCGACTACTTCCACGTCGACGCGGGCTTCTCGGAACCGGTGGCCAGCAACACGGCGGAGCTCACCTATACGTTTGACGCCGACGTCTACGCCTATGTCGGCTTCACCGCCGCCGCGGGTGTGACGGTGCTGGATCGGGCGGACACGGACACGGGCGTGAAGCTCACGGTCATGGTGCCGAACTACAACACAACCAATTACGGGCAGGCGCTGTTCACGGCGAAGGAGAACGCCGACATCAGAAACGGCGAGGGCGTGTTTACCCTCACCGCCCGCTATGTCGTCCGGGGAGAAGACGGGACAAAATCGATCCGCACGGCGACGGCGGATACCCGCTTCACCACCGTCGGCGGGACGCCGGGCGATGTGGACGGCGACGACAAGGTCACGCTGCTCGATCTCTCCGAGCTCATCGATGCCTTTGGCGTCACAAGCGCGGACAGCGCGTGGGCCAAGTATCGGTTCTTTGACTTCAACGGAAACGGCGTCATCGACATTCAGGACATCGTCGAGATCGCGCTCAAGGTGCGCTGA